One region of Streptomyces capillispiralis genomic DNA includes:
- a CDS encoding HEAT repeat domain-containing protein yields the protein MFTGIDEVDWASMRHAYGSAEDVPRLLRGLASADAAERETALDGMYGAVHHQGDVYDSTLASVPFLFALAVRAEVRDRAAIVELLVSIGGEDDDGDADDGGPYARARSAVRARAGVFAGLLGDADPGVRRAAPGAVVRFLDEPERVLGLLRERITVEPDDGVLLALTESLGLFARRHPRYADGAVDLLAARTAPPFSPGLRLAALGQLAACAPERLPADPVPAVLRLLEERAGQRPAAVPESGGTGPDTLVGRLRRLRPSDEEGSRLLRTLHTALDGRVADRIALLSGQLACPDPIDRCNAVWMSSGLFRTWRADYSGPVALIGAQLTGDDDRLRDAALAVLEDLFELAVPAAGHLHALVTDRPELYVHTWERGAPTLGRPVRALARTGDPRAVEVLAEVLAGPVVPDDLGRAVPGLGPAAAPLAPALRRRLAALPPDADDLYERAVPLLVALTALGDAETVPVALRMLDGLPAELRMRDFLVGSLLRALAAAGGAAREAVPVLRALLDSGNGVAAALALWAVEGDPDAVLPVLLAALDHGSGGDRRAAAEALELLGPAARPALPGLRRLTGADDMWERTAAARALWSVAGEPETAEEVLRAAWAGNPHTRTPTAALALRLGPAGAALHDLLRAEVSSPRRHAAGPGGHGSHDVHADEGLLRICWRALGHA from the coding sequence GTGTTCACGGGGATCGACGAGGTCGACTGGGCCTCGATGCGGCATGCGTACGGAAGTGCGGAGGACGTGCCCCGGCTGCTGAGGGGGCTGGCCTCCGCGGACGCCGCCGAGCGGGAGACCGCGCTCGACGGGATGTACGGCGCCGTCCACCACCAGGGCGACGTGTACGACTCAACGCTCGCCAGCGTTCCGTTCCTCTTCGCGCTCGCCGTCCGCGCGGAGGTGCGGGACCGGGCCGCCATCGTGGAACTGCTCGTGAGCATCGGCGGCGAGGACGACGACGGTGACGCCGACGACGGCGGGCCCTACGCGCGGGCGCGGTCCGCCGTCCGGGCGCGGGCCGGCGTCTTCGCCGGACTGCTGGGCGACGCGGACCCCGGGGTGCGGCGGGCCGCGCCGGGCGCGGTCGTCCGGTTCCTGGACGAACCGGAGCGGGTGCTCGGCCTGTTGCGGGAGCGGATCACCGTGGAGCCCGACGACGGAGTGCTGCTCGCGCTGACCGAGAGCCTGGGCCTGTTCGCCCGGCGGCACCCCCGGTACGCCGACGGCGCGGTGGACCTGCTGGCGGCACGCACCGCGCCGCCGTTCTCCCCCGGGCTGCGGCTCGCCGCGCTGGGCCAGCTCGCTGCTTGCGCTCCCGAGCGGCTGCCCGCCGATCCGGTGCCGGCCGTGCTGCGGCTGCTCGAGGAGAGGGCCGGGCAACGGCCCGCCGCCGTCCCGGAGTCCGGCGGCACCGGCCCGGACACCCTGGTCGGACGGCTGCGGCGCCTGCGCCCCTCCGACGAGGAGGGGTCCCGGCTGCTGCGCACCCTGCACACCGCCCTGGACGGCCGGGTCGCCGACCGGATCGCCCTGCTGTCCGGCCAGTTGGCGTGCCCCGACCCGATCGACCGGTGCAACGCGGTGTGGATGTCCTCCGGCCTGTTCCGCACCTGGCGCGCCGACTACTCCGGGCCGGTCGCCCTGATCGGCGCCCAGCTGACCGGTGACGACGACCGGCTGCGCGATGCCGCCCTGGCCGTCCTGGAGGACCTCTTCGAGCTGGCGGTCCCGGCCGCCGGCCACCTCCACGCCCTGGTGACCGACCGCCCCGAGCTGTACGTCCACACCTGGGAACGGGGCGCTCCGACCCTGGGCCGCCCCGTCAGGGCACTGGCCAGGACCGGGGACCCGCGGGCCGTCGAGGTGCTGGCCGAGGTGCTGGCGGGCCCGGTCGTGCCGGACGACCTCGGCAGGGCCGTCCCCGGTCTGGGGCCCGCCGCGGCGCCCCTCGCGCCCGCGTTGCGACGGCGCCTCGCGGCGCTCCCGCCCGACGCGGACGACCTGTACGAGCGCGCCGTGCCCCTGCTGGTCGCGCTGACGGCGCTCGGGGACGCCGAGACGGTACCGGTGGCCCTGCGGATGCTGGACGGCCTGCCGGCGGAGCTCCGCATGCGGGACTTCCTGGTGGGCTCCCTGCTCCGCGCACTGGCGGCGGCCGGCGGTGCCGCCCGGGAGGCGGTACCGGTCCTGCGCGCTCTGCTGGACAGCGGGAACGGCGTGGCGGCGGCGCTGGCGCTGTGGGCGGTGGAAGGGGACCCGGACGCGGTCCTGCCCGTCCTGCTCGCGGCGCTGGACCACGGCTCGGGCGGCGACCGCCGGGCGGCGGCCGAGGCCCTGGAGCTGCTCGGGCCGGCGGCCCGGCCCGCCCTGCCGGGGCTGCGACGGCTGACCGGGGCGGACGACATGTGGGAGCGGACGGCCGCCGCGCGTGCCCTGTGGTCCGTCGCCGGGGAGCCGGAGACGGCGGAGGAGGTGCTGCGCGCGGCCTGGGCCGGGAATCCGCACACCCGTACCCCGACCGCGGCCCTCGCCCTGCGCCTGGGGCCCGCCGGAGCGGCCCTGCACGACCTGCTCCGGGCGGAGGTCTCCTCGCCGCGCCGGCACGCGGCGGGTCCCGGTGGCCACGGCAGCCACGACGTCCACGCGGACGAGGGACTGCTGCGGATCTGTTGGCGGGCACTGGGGCACGCGTAG
- a CDS encoding pectate lyase, with product MTSATRPRARRRALTGALATLGLSVGMVMTTGASPAGAATWPTPNGSEGVSSTISVSGTKDYGMKRLYGTGDLGSGGQDEDQGPILQLADGAVLKNVILGAPAADGIHCQGSCTLQNVWWEDVGEDAATFKGKSSGSVYTVSGGGAKEASDKVFQFNGAGTLNVSNFAVKNFGTFVRSCGNCSTQYKRTINLNTIEVNWKGSRIAGINTNYGDSATLRNITIVGDSSKKIVPCQKYIGNDDGDEPDSNGSGPDGTYCKYSSSDITYR from the coding sequence ATGACTTCCGCGACACGACCGCGCGCCCGCAGGCGCGCACTGACGGGCGCACTCGCCACCCTGGGCCTCTCGGTTGGCATGGTCATGACGACCGGGGCCTCTCCGGCCGGCGCCGCCACCTGGCCGACCCCCAACGGCAGCGAGGGCGTCTCCTCCACCATCTCCGTGTCCGGCACCAAGGACTACGGGATGAAGCGTCTGTACGGCACCGGGGACCTCGGCTCCGGAGGCCAGGACGAGGACCAGGGCCCGATCCTGCAACTGGCGGACGGCGCGGTCCTGAAGAACGTCATCCTGGGCGCCCCGGCCGCCGACGGCATCCACTGCCAGGGCTCCTGCACGCTGCAGAACGTCTGGTGGGAGGACGTCGGCGAGGACGCCGCCACCTTCAAGGGCAAGTCGTCCGGGTCGGTCTACACCGTCAGCGGCGGCGGCGCCAAGGAAGCCAGCGACAAGGTGTTCCAGTTCAACGGCGCCGGAACGCTCAACGTGTCGAACTTCGCGGTGAAGAACTTCGGCACCTTCGTCCGCTCCTGCGGCAACTGCTCCACCCAGTACAAGCGCACCATCAACCTCAACACCATCGAGGTGAACTGGAAGGGCAGCAGGATCGCCGGCATCAACACCAACTACGGCGACAGCGCGACCCTGCGCAACATCACGATCGTCGGGGACAGCAGCAAGAAGATCGTCCCCTGCCAGAAGTACATCGGCAACGACGACGGCGACGAGCCGGACTCCAACGGCTCGGGCCCCGACGGTACGTACTGCAAGTACTCCTCGTCCGACATCACCTACCGGTAG
- a CDS encoding NADH:flavin oxidoreductase/NADH oxidase → MSLLFEPYTLRDVTIPNRVWMPPMCQYSAAPEGPEAGAPADWHFAHYAARAAGGTGLIVVEATAVSPEGRISPYDLGIWNDTQVEAFRRITRFLVSQGTVPAIQLAHAGRKASTDRPWKGGAPVGPEAYGWQPVAPSPLAFDEHHPTPDELTVDQIRDVVGQFRAAARRALAAGFEIAEIHGAHGYLINEFLSPHSNHRTDAYGGSYENRTRLALEVVDAVREEWPDDKPLFFRISATDWLEDSGWTPDDTVRFAGELHAHGIDLLDVSTGGNASGVRIPTGPGYQVPFAARVRGETPMPVAAVGLITDAEQAEKILANGEADAVLLGRELLRSPSWARQAARELGGEVRVPDQYHRSV, encoded by the coding sequence GTGAGCCTGCTGTTCGAGCCGTACACCCTGCGCGACGTGACGATCCCCAACCGGGTGTGGATGCCGCCGATGTGCCAGTACTCGGCCGCGCCCGAGGGCCCCGAGGCCGGCGCGCCCGCCGACTGGCACTTCGCGCACTACGCGGCCCGCGCGGCCGGCGGCACCGGGCTCATCGTCGTCGAGGCCACCGCCGTGTCGCCGGAGGGCCGCATCTCTCCGTACGACCTGGGCATCTGGAACGACACGCAGGTCGAGGCGTTCCGCCGGATCACCCGCTTCCTCGTCTCGCAGGGCACCGTCCCCGCCATCCAGCTCGCACACGCCGGGCGCAAGGCGTCCACCGACCGGCCCTGGAAGGGCGGCGCGCCGGTCGGTCCGGAGGCGTACGGCTGGCAGCCGGTGGCGCCGAGCCCGCTCGCCTTCGACGAGCACCACCCGACGCCGGACGAGCTGACCGTCGACCAGATCCGGGACGTGGTCGGCCAGTTCCGGGCCGCCGCCCGCCGGGCGCTCGCCGCCGGGTTCGAGATCGCCGAGATCCACGGCGCCCACGGCTACCTGATCAACGAGTTCCTCTCCCCGCACTCCAACCACCGCACCGACGCCTACGGCGGCTCGTACGAGAACCGCACGCGTCTCGCGCTCGAGGTGGTCGACGCCGTGCGTGAGGAGTGGCCGGACGACAAGCCGCTGTTCTTCCGCATTTCGGCCACCGACTGGCTGGAGGACTCCGGCTGGACCCCGGACGACACCGTGCGCTTCGCGGGCGAGCTGCACGCCCACGGCATCGACCTGCTCGACGTCTCCACCGGCGGCAACGCCTCCGGTGTCCGCATCCCGACCGGGCCCGGCTACCAGGTGCCGTTCGCCGCGCGGGTGCGCGGCGAGACGCCGATGCCGGTCGCCGCCGTCGGCCTGATCACCGACGCCGAGCAGGCCGAGAAGATCCTCGCCAACGGCGAGGCGGACGCGGTGCTCCTCGGCCGCGAACTGCTCCGCTCCCCGTCCTGGGCCCGGCAGGCGGCCCGTGAGCTGGGCGGCGAGGTGCGGGTGCCGGACCAGTACCACCGCTCGGTCTGA
- a CDS encoding ArsR/SmtB family transcription factor codes for MTTAAPAASSRDLPHPARDEIRLEGVLHALSDPVRLRIVRELADGEVALSCSHFNLPVTKSTTTHHFRVLRENGVIRQIYEGTAKMNGLRRDDLDDLFPGLLDCLLTAAARQAARRPGD; via the coding sequence GTGACGACCGCCGCACCCGCCGCCAGCAGCCGCGACCTGCCCCACCCGGCACGCGACGAGATCCGGCTGGAGGGCGTGCTGCACGCGCTCTCCGACCCCGTGCGGCTGCGCATCGTCCGCGAGCTCGCGGACGGGGAGGTCGCGCTCTCCTGCTCGCACTTCAATCTGCCGGTCACCAAGTCGACCACCACGCACCACTTCCGGGTGCTGCGCGAGAACGGCGTGATCCGGCAGATCTACGAGGGCACCGCCAAGATGAACGGCCTGCGCAGGGACGACCTGGACGACCTCTTCCCCGGCCTGCTCGACTGCCTGCTCACCGCCGCCGCCCGCCAGGCCGCCCGCCGCCCCGGCGACTGA